The Candidatus Poribacteria bacterium genome contains the following window.
GTGCTGCCGAACGCTCAAAGACGTCTATGGGGTGGTTTTATGGGTTCAAACTTCACGTGATTATCAATGACACGGGTGGCCTCTTAGCCGTTGCGTTGACCCCCGGGAATAGAGATGACCGTGGACCGCTTTGGGGGATGAACCCGGAGATGCCCCTTCATGGCAGCCTCTACGGGGATAGAGGGTATATCTCGAAAGACTTGCGGGAGAAACTCCGCAAGCAACGGATAAACTTGGTTTACAAAGTCCGCAAGAACATGGACCCCCTGGAGGTATCCGCAGCTGATGCAGAGCTGCTGCAAAAGCGGACGTTGGTTGAATCTGTGATTAAGGAACTCAAAACGCAGACGGTGTTAGAACA
Protein-coding sequences here:
- a CDS encoding IS982 family transposase produces the protein AAERSKTSMGWFYGFKLHVIINDTGGLLAVALTPGNRDDRGPLWGMNPEMPLHGSLYGDRGYISKDLREKLRKQRINLVYKVRKNMDPLEVSAADAELLQKRTLVESVIKELKTQTVLEHSRHRSFDNFYVNVFSALIAYQLSENKPALNFDELQQSKDLPIPVNN